Genomic segment of Streptomyces alboniger:
AGTCGACGGTGAGGAAGCGGTCGCTCTGGAGTCGGCGGGTGGCCATCAGGATGAAGACACGGAAGGCCGTGTCGCTGAAGCCGAAGCCGTGCGGCGGGTTCTCGGCGAACAGGCCTACGACCGTGTCGATCTCGTCGACCGAGCGGTAGACGTCCCTGAGGCGGGCGACGGTCTCGGGGTCCTGCGAGAGGTCCTCGAAGCGGCGTATGCGCGGCTTGTGCAGGCCCTCGCGGAAGTCGTTGTAGCGGGGCACGCCGCGCCGCCGGGTGCGGACCAGGTCGACGACGGACAGGTCGATGATCTCGCCGTCGCGCTCGAACTGCTGGAGCGCGCGCGGGAAGTTGTGGAGCGTGATCGCGCCGGGGTGGGCGATGCCGAAGGAGTACAGCGTGTCGGCGAGGCCCGTCTTGCGGATGGCGCCCTCGGCCGCGGCGCCCTGGATGTCGCGGAAGCCGAGGGTTTCCAGGCGCCGTCCGAAGTGGTGCTCGCGCAGCTCGAAGTCGTCGGGGATCAGCGGGTGCATGCGGTAGACGGTGACGAAGTCCTCCGTCAGGGAGTACGGCGCCGCGTGGTGGTCCGGCAGGGTGTGGGGGATGCCCGTCAGCGAGTGGGATTCGAGGAGCCACAGGCCGAGCTTGTGGACCCAACTGCTGGGAGGGCCGTCCCAGTTGGTGTGCAGGCCGAGGTCGATGGCCTCGGTGGCGAGGACCGCCGGGGTCCACTCGACGGTATGGATCTTGGCGATGAGGGCGGAGACGACGAGGCGTGCCGTGTGGTAGACGCTCTCCTGGCTCATCGAGGGGTAGGCGTGCCGCAGCGCGCCGCAGACCGCGTTGTGCTCGCGGGCGAAGAGGGTGTGCATGGCGCTGAGCCCCATCCACCAGCTCTCGGCGAATCCGGTGAGCGGCACGCCGTTCGGGCCGAGGGGCAGGTGCCCTTCCTCCAGGCGCAGTTCGGCGCCACCGTCCGGTACGCGCAGATACCTGGCGGTCTGTTCGTTCTCGCCGTACACCTCGGAGCCGTCCCACCAGTGGGAGGCGGTGTTGGCGAACAGGATCGGCGGCTGATCGCCGGGCAGTTCGACGCCTTCGTTCTCGGCGAAGCGCATCACGTGCTCCGCGGGCCCGCCGGGGGTGTTCTGCCAGGTGCTGCCGGGCGGCAGCGGCACCTCGACGGCCTTGCCGCCCGGCTTGTGGCGGCCGTGGTTGACCCAGTCATGCACCTGGAACTGGATCCAGGCGGCGGCCAGGACGTTCAGCGAGGTCGCGGGCAGGAACGTGTCGCGGTACAGGAGTTGGCGGCTGACCGTGACGGGGTTCGGTACGTCGAAGAGGTCGGGCCGGTAGACCGGCTTGAGGTTGCGTCCGAAGGGCGCGCCCACGGCGCCCATGGCGGGACGGGAGAGGTCGTTGTACGACCCGTCGTAGGAACGGACCGTACGCAGCCGTTCATCGGGCGGGGCCGGCACCGGCTCGGCCTTGGGCGGTGCCTCGTGGACCTCGGCGTCGATGAGGTTGAGGCGGCGCAGCGCCTTGCGCAGGAAGACGAGGTTGAGCAGGCTCGCCGCCAGCGGCAGCTTGTGCCAGGGCACATAGCGGTTCAGCAGCCGGAACGCGGCGCCGACGGGGACGCCGAACAGCTTGTTGCGCAGCGGTTCCTCGGTGACGAAGCGCAGCCCGTGGCGGTGGGCCGCGCTCGCCTCGTACGCGGCCTTGCGGGCGCGGTTGAGATTGCCGAGGGGGCGGAAGTCGTCGGTGGTGAACCACGGGTTGAAGCCGATCGTGTCCACGCGGCGCCCCGCGGCGCGCGCCTGTGCGGTGTCGAGGTCCTGGCTCGGGACGGTGAGCGTGCCGACGGGCAGCGCGGGCGCGACGGACTCCAGCCATTCGACGGAGCCGTCCTCGACGGGCGTGCGCCGCTCGTCGACGTACCGCTGGACGCACAGGTCGAAGGCGATGTCCTGGCGGGCGAGGCGGGTCTCCAGGTCGCGGCGCAGGTGCTGGGGATCGCGACGGCCGGTTCCGGGCCCCGCGGCCGGGCCGTGGCCGGAGGGGCGCAGCAGATAGCGGACGGGGCCCGCTTGTGCCCACAGGATGGCGCTGCGGCTCCAGTACGTCTCGGCCGCGAGGCTGGTGACGTCGCGGCGGGCGGCGGACCGGACGTTGCGGCGCATCCGCGCGGCCGTGGAGGGCCCGACGGCGAGCGGGAGTCCGACGAAGAGCGCGACGGCCTTCCGTACGCGGGTGGTGGCGCCCGCCATGACCTTGGCGAAGGCCACGAACTCACGGGCGTCACGGGCGTGCGAGACGGGGTGGTTGGTGGCGAGCAGATCGTGGCTCTCCTCGGTGGACACCGCCACGCGCACGGCGATGCCGCGCAGGTCGGGTGCCCCGTCGGCCTGCCGGATGCCGCTCGCGTTGGAGAGCCGTACGGTCGCGGGGTAGGCGGCGCCGGGTTGCGCGAAGCCGCCGCGCAGGGCGTCGGGGAGGTCGTCGTGGAAGCGGAGCCTGGCGTTCTCGACGCCGAGGACGGCCTTGGCGTGCAGGGCGCGTTCCAGGTCGGCGGCCCGGCTCGCGCGGCGGTTCTTCTCCTGGACCCTCATCAGCTCACCGGCCAGGCGTTCGAAGATCAGGCGTTCCGCTTCGGGGGTGCCGCCCATGTAGCGCTCGTGAGTCTGCTGGTGCTGTCCGGTGTCGGCCATCGGGCGCCTCTTCCATCGCACGGCGTACGGACTGCGTACGGGACTGCGTGAGGGACAGGGAGCAGGCAGACGCTACTGGCGGCACCGGGCGGCCGCAGCGAGGGTTCCCGCCGATGTCCGCGGCCGCGCAGGGGGCTCGAACAGGCGGCCGGGCCAGGGCGTTTGGGCCCGTCGGCGGCCTTCCGGCGACTCCGGGGGAGGGTCATGTCCGTACCGAACACACCCCGTGTGAATCTCCGCTTCCCAGCAGTCCCATGCGCGCGGGTGCGCTGGTGGCCGGGTCCCGACGGGTGTGCGCACACGGGGTGTGAAGGCGTCGTGGACGTTTCAGTCGATGGACATTCCGTTCAGTCGATGAACATTCCGTCGACGTACACCCACGCCCCGTCGAGCCGCTCGAAGCGGCTCCGCTCGTGCAGCGCGTCCGGGCGGCCCCCGTCGGTGTACCGGGCCCGGAAGGTCACCGTGCCGGTGGTGTGGAACGCGGTGCCCTCGGTGGTCTCCTCGATCTCCAGGCCCACCCAGCGCAGCGCCGGGTCGAACTCCACGCGGGGCGGCCGGGTCCGGGGGTGCCAGGTGCGCAGCAGGTAGGCCTCGTCCCGCACCGCGAAGGCGCTGTAGCGGGAGCGCATCAGCTCCTCGGGGGTGCCGGCGGCGGCCTCGCCGCGGTGCAGTCGGCCGCAGCACTTCTCGTACGGCTCGACGTGGCCGCAGGGGCAGGTCGTGGGGCGTAGTGCGGGGCGGGGCGTGGCGCGTCGGGACATGGCGCCCATTGTCGCCGACCCGGCGGACGCCCGGTGTCAGGGCGCCAGGATGTCCAGCTCCTCCAGGGCGCCCAGGGCGATCTGCCGCGTCAGCGCCTCGGCGCGGGCCGCGTCGCCCTCCCGGACGGCCTCCGCCACCTGGACGTGCAGCGAGACGGCGGGCGGGTCGGGGTCCTCGAACATCACCTGGTGGGCGGTGCGCCCGGTCAGGACCTCCGCGACGACGTCGCCGAGCCGGGCGAACATCTCGTTGCCGGAGGCGTTGAGGATGACCCGGTGGAAGGCGACGTCGTACCTCAGATAGCCCTCCAGCTGGTGGCCGCGCGAGTGGGCGACCATGCCGAGGGCGCACTCGGTCAGCTCCGCGCACTGGGCGGCCGTGGCGTGCCGGGCGGCGAGGCCCGCGGCGACCGGTTCGATCGCGGAGCGCAGCACGGTGAGGGAGCGCAGCTGCCGCGGCCGGTCGGCGCCGGCCAGCCGCCACCGGATGACCTGCGGGTCGTAGACGTTCCACTCCTCGGTGGGCAGTACGGTCACGCCCACGCGGCGCCGGGAGGCGACGAGGTGCATGGACTCAAGGACCCGGACCGCCTCCCGCATCACGGAGCGGGAGACCTCGAAGCGCTGGGCCAGCTCGTCCGTGCGCAGGACGCTGCCCGGTGGGTACTCGCCCGCGGTGATGGCGGGCCCGAGGCTTTCCAGTACGCGGGAGTGCAGCCCTCGGGCCTGTGCGGTCATGACGGAAGCCTACGAGGAGAGCCCCGTGAACAATAAGTCAGACTTTTACATCACAGGCTCTTGAATTCGTCATACCTAATGGGTTTCAGTGGCGTGAACGAACCGAACGATGTCGATGATGTCGATGAAGACAGCGAGGCACGCGATGAGCACCCCCCACGTCGTCGTGATCATGGGCGTGGCAGGGACCGGCAAGACCACGATCGGCCCCCTGCTCGCGGACCGGCTCGGCGTCCCGTACGCCGAAGGCGACGACTTCCACCCGCCGGAGAACGTCCGGAAGATGTCCTCCGGCACTCCGCTCACCGATGACGACCGTTGGCCGTGGCTCGACGCCATCGGCAGCTGGGCGCACGGGCGAGCGGGGCGGGGCGGGGTGGTCAGCAGCTCGGCGCTGAAGCGGAGCTACCGGGACCGGCTGCGGGCCGCCGCCCCCGGCGTCGTCTTCGTCCACCTCACCGGGGACCGGAAGCTCATCGAGGAGCGGATGAGGCAGCGCAAGGGGCACTTCATGCCTACGGCGCTACTTGATTCGCAGTTCGCCACGTTGCAGCCTCTCGGGGGCGATGAGGCGGGGGTTGCCGTCGATGTCGCCGGGTCTCCGGAGGAGATCGCCGCCAGGGCCGCGGAGGCCTTGAGCCACCTCGGCTGAGCGTTCGGTCGGATTCATACCCGCGAACCGCCTGTGGCTGGTCGCGCAGTTCCCCGCGCCCCTTGGGCGCGCCCCCGCACCGCACCACCATCACGTACAAGGAAGCCACCGTGACCCATCTCAGCGTCGAGATGCTGGCAGCGGACTCCGTCGAGCCGATCACCTCGGCGGGCCATGCCCAGCTCGGGATCGCCGTTCTCGCGGGCATCGCCGTCATCGTCCTG
This window contains:
- a CDS encoding peroxidase family protein — encoded protein: MADTGQHQQTHERYMGGTPEAERLIFERLAGELMRVQEKNRRASRAADLERALHAKAVLGVENARLRFHDDLPDALRGGFAQPGAAYPATVRLSNASGIRQADGAPDLRGIAVRVAVSTEESHDLLATNHPVSHARDAREFVAFAKVMAGATTRVRKAVALFVGLPLAVGPSTAARMRRNVRSAARRDVTSLAAETYWSRSAILWAQAGPVRYLLRPSGHGPAAGPGTGRRDPQHLRRDLETRLARQDIAFDLCVQRYVDERRTPVEDGSVEWLESVAPALPVGTLTVPSQDLDTAQARAAGRRVDTIGFNPWFTTDDFRPLGNLNRARKAAYEASAAHRHGLRFVTEEPLRNKLFGVPVGAAFRLLNRYVPWHKLPLAASLLNLVFLRKALRRLNLIDAEVHEAPPKAEPVPAPPDERLRTVRSYDGSYNDLSRPAMGAVGAPFGRNLKPVYRPDLFDVPNPVTVSRQLLYRDTFLPATSLNVLAAAWIQFQVHDWVNHGRHKPGGKAVEVPLPPGSTWQNTPGGPAEHVMRFAENEGVELPGDQPPILFANTASHWWDGSEVYGENEQTARYLRVPDGGAELRLEEGHLPLGPNGVPLTGFAESWWMGLSAMHTLFAREHNAVCGALRHAYPSMSQESVYHTARLVVSALIAKIHTVEWTPAVLATEAIDLGLHTNWDGPPSSWVHKLGLWLLESHSLTGIPHTLPDHHAAPYSLTEDFVTVYRMHPLIPDDFELREHHFGRRLETLGFRDIQGAAAEGAIRKTGLADTLYSFGIAHPGAITLHNFPRALQQFERDGEIIDLSVVDLVRTRRRGVPRYNDFREGLHKPRIRRFEDLSQDPETVARLRDVYRSVDEIDTVVGLFAENPPHGFGFSDTAFRVFILMATRRLQSDRFLTVDFRPEIYTPLGIDWVQKGGMKSVLLRHCPDLAGLLPRGASAFAPWRHVQPVGGGGGGGGGHAGR
- a CDS encoding YchJ family protein, which gives rise to MSRRATPRPALRPTTCPCGHVEPYEKCCGRLHRGEAAAGTPEELMRSRYSAFAVRDEAYLLRTWHPRTRPPRVEFDPALRWVGLEIEETTEGTAFHTTGTVTFRARYTDGGRPDALHERSRFERLDGAWVYVDGMFID
- a CDS encoding FadR/GntR family transcriptional regulator, whose translation is MTAQARGLHSRVLESLGPAITAGEYPPGSVLRTDELAQRFEVSRSVMREAVRVLESMHLVASRRRVGVTVLPTEEWNVYDPQVIRWRLAGADRPRQLRSLTVLRSAIEPVAAGLAARHATAAQCAELTECALGMVAHSRGHQLEGYLRYDVAFHRVILNASGNEMFARLGDVVAEVLTGRTAHQVMFEDPDPPAVSLHVQVAEAVREGDAARAEALTRQIALGALEELDILAP
- a CDS encoding gluconokinase: MSTPHVVVIMGVAGTGKTTIGPLLADRLGVPYAEGDDFHPPENVRKMSSGTPLTDDDRWPWLDAIGSWAHGRAGRGGVVSSSALKRSYRDRLRAAAPGVVFVHLTGDRKLIEERMRQRKGHFMPTALLDSQFATLQPLGGDEAGVAVDVAGSPEEIAARAAEALSHLG